In Mus musculus strain C57BL/6J chromosome 14, GRCm38.p6 C57BL/6J, the following are encoded in one genomic region:
- the Klhl33 gene encoding kelch-like protein 33 isoform 1 (isoform 1 is encoded by transcript variant 1), protein MASLSSDLEHVSLPIEKDSLELPVPAGRTFSRSPSSDEDPGLFSFSLAEPDPPSPFVSGNLPFLASSPEKGKKQDDSDDSAEPEMLCSVEHPCQFFAEAQRLREQKLLLDEEVSVGGQVYGVHRVILAAISSLFRGRLLSGGGQQPSFSLDVTPRGWEAALTFAYEGVLGPASQDEVLAAAEALGAPRVKKAAQLKPEGLGKARGNEKKLSQAEELRENLHSIERLYREGIGCDLELEAEGYRLRVHRVALACGSEFFGAMLLSGMRESQGTKVTLRTISSQDLRLLVSFAYTGVVRERWPGLLRAAQAALQYQSSSCLDLCQKALAQSLCPALCLALFPMIEAPGLEKVWGKAHDYLLSHLPAVASCPTFSSLPVTCLAELLDSDELHVQEEFEAFSAARCWLAANPETHESEAKALLRCVRFGRMSTRELRKVRAAGLPPSLPPDLLYQLMVEAEVPGQERWREPDQALVVIGGDGLRPDMDRRQPSCKVWWARAFHCGMGLVRTVEWCRLPNLPAPGRFRHGAASLTGSELYVCGGQDFYSHNSTLASTLRWSSSQEDWEEMAPLCQARSFFPLVVFDGQLYALGGRDNGVALNSVETYNPELNVWRPAPALPAPCFAHAAAILEDRLYVSGGCSGTGQYLDSLIHYDPKLKRPGTLLSPMGVARASHVMAALGGKLYVAGGVGDTGDLLSFEAYEPKSDSWTQLASLPSPHVGAAGAVLQGELLVLGGYSHRTYAISHLVHAYCPGLDRWLCLGTLPRPRAEMPACILTLPSVQHIALVPTQHQNKPAG, encoded by the exons ATGGCAAGCCTTTCCTCAGACTTGGAGCATGTCTCCCTTCCTATCGAGAAGGACAGTCTTGAACTACCTGTGCCTGCCGGAAGAACCTTCTCCCGGTCTCCCTCTTCCGATGAGGATCCCggcttgttttccttttctctggcAGAGCCTGACCCACCTAGCCCCTTCGTTTCAGGAAACCTTCCCTTTCTAGCTTCATCTCcggagaaagggaagaagcagGATGACAGCGACGACTCAGCGGAGCCTGAGATGCTGTGCAGCGTGGAGCACCCCTGCCAGTTCTTCGCTGAAGCGCAGAGACTGCGGGAGCAGAAGCTGCTGCTGGATGAAGAGGTGTCTGTGGGGGGACAGGTATATGGGGTGCATCGGGTGATCTTGGCTGCAATTAGCAGCCTCTTCCGAGGCAGGCTGCTGAGCGGTGGGGGTCAGCAGCCCAGTTTCAGCCTTGATGTGACCCCGAGGGGCTGGGAGGCTGCGCTGACCTTTGCCTACGAGGGGGTGCTGGGCCCCGCCTCACAGGACGAAGTGCTGGCTGCTGCAGAGGCGCTGGGAGCACCCCGGGTGAAGAAGGCGGCCCAGCTGAAGCCAGAAGGACTTGGTAAAGCCAGGGGAAATGAAAAGAAGCTCAGCCAGGCAGAGGAGCTGAGGGAGAATCTGCACAGCATTGAGCGTCTGTATCGAGAGGGCATCGGGTGCGACTTGGAGCTGGAGGCAGAGGGCTACCGCCTGCGGG TGCACCGAGTAGCCCTGGCCTGTGGCAGTGAGTTCTTTGGGGCCATGCTTCTGAGTGGGATGAGGGAGTCCCAGGGCACAAAGGTGACTCTGCGTACCATCTCTTCCCAAGACCTGAGACTCCTCGTTTCTTTTGCCTACACTGGAGTTGTTCGAGAAAGATGGCCAGGATTGCTAAGAGCTGCCCAGGCTGCTCTGCAATACCAGAGCTCTTCCTGTCTGGATTTGTGTCAGAAAGCCTTGGCACAAAGCCTCTGCCCCGCCCTTTGCCTAGCTTTGTTCCCTATGATTGAGGCCCCTGGCTTGGAGAAAGTCTGGGGGAAAGCCCACGATTACCTCCTCAGTCACCTGCCTGCTGTGGCTTCGTGCCCTACCTTTTCATCCTTGCCAGTTACCTGCCTGGCTGAGCTCCTGGACAGTGATGAACTCCATGTGCAAGAAGAGTTTGAGGCTTTCTCAGCTGCACGGTGTTGGCTGGCTGCCAACCCCGAGACCCACGAGTCAGAGGCCAAGGCACTGTTGCGATGTGTTCGCTTTGGCCGCATGTCTACCAGAGAGCTGCGAAAGGTGCGGGCAGCTGGGCTCCCCCCATCTCTGCCCCCCGATCTGCTGTACCAGCTGATGGTGGAAGCTGAAGTTCCAGGtcaagagagatggagggagccTGACCAAGCCCTGGTGGTGATTGGTGGGGATGGGCTTAGACCTGACATGGACCGAAGACAGCCATCATGCAAAGTGTGGTGGGCCCGGGCATTTCACTGTGGCATGGGTCTGGTACGAACTGTGGAGTGGTGCCGGCTGCCCAATTTGCCTGCCCCAGGGCGCTTTCGGCACGGAGCTGCGAGCCTAACAGGAAGTGAACTCTATGTGTGTGGGGGACAGGATTTCTACAGCCACAATAGCACTCTGGCTTCAACTCTCAG ATGGAGTTCCAGTCAAGAAGACTGGGAGGAGATGGCACCTTTGTGCCAGGCTCGGAGCTTCTTCCCTTTGGTGGTATTTGATGGACAGCTTTATGCCCTAGGTGGACGAGACAATGGTGTTGCCCTTAATTCTGTTGAGACCTATAACCCTGAACTCAATGTCTGGAG GCCAGCACCTGCTCTTCCAGCTCCATGCTTTGCCCATGCAGCTGCTATCCTTGAGGACCGATTATATGTCAGCGGTGGCTGTAGCGGGACTGGCCAGTACTTGGACTCACTGATACACTATGACCCCAAACTTAAGAGGCCTGGGACGCTTCTGAGCCCAATGGGAGTTGCCCGGGCTAGCCACGTGATGGCGGCACTGGGTGGGAAGTTGTATGTGGCAGGTGGAGTAGGGGACACTGGGGACCTACTAAGCTTTGAAGCCTATGAACCAAAGAGCGATAGCTGGACTCAGCTGGCATCCTTGCCCTCCCCCCATGTGGGGGCTGCAGGTGCCGTGCTACAGGGGGAGCTCCTGGTACTAGGGGGCTACAGCCACCGTACTTACGCCATCTCCCACCTTGTTCATGCCTACTGCCCTGGTCTGGATCGCTGGCTATGCCTGGGGACTCTGCCAAGGCCTCGAGCTGAGATGCCGGCCTGCATCTTGACATTGCCCAGTGTGCAGCACATAGCTTTGGTTCCTACTCAGCACCAAAACAAACCTGCTGGGTGA
- the Klhl33 gene encoding kelch-like protein 33 isoform 2 (isoform 2 is encoded by transcript variant 2), which produces MLLSGMRESQGTKVTLRTISSQDLRLLVSFAYTGVVRERWPGLLRAAQAALQYQSSSCLDLCQKALAQSLCPALCLALFPMIEAPGLEKVWGKAHDYLLSHLPAVASCPTFSSLPVTCLAELLDSDELHVQEEFEAFSAARCWLAANPETHESEAKALLRCVRFGRMSTRELRKVRAAGLPPSLPPDLLYQLMVEAEVPGQERWREPDQALVVIGGDGLRPDMDRRQPSCKVWWARAFHCGMGLVRTVEWCRLPNLPAPGRFRHGAASLTGSELYVCGGQDFYSHNSTLASTLRWSSSQEDWEEMAPLCQARSFFPLVVFDGQLYALGGRDNGVALNSVETYNPELNVWRPAPALPAPCFAHAAAILEDRLYVSGGCSGTGQYLDSLIHYDPKLKRPGTLLSPMGVARASHVMAALGGKLYVAGGVGDTGDLLSFEAYEPKSDSWTQLASLPSPHVGAAGAVLQGELLVLGGYSHRTYAISHLVHAYCPGLDRWLCLGTLPRPRAEMPACILTLPSVQHIALVPTQHQNKPAG; this is translated from the exons ATGCTTCTGAGTGGGATGAGGGAGTCCCAGGGCACAAAGGTGACTCTGCGTACCATCTCTTCCCAAGACCTGAGACTCCTCGTTTCTTTTGCCTACACTGGAGTTGTTCGAGAAAGATGGCCAGGATTGCTAAGAGCTGCCCAGGCTGCTCTGCAATACCAGAGCTCTTCCTGTCTGGATTTGTGTCAGAAAGCCTTGGCACAAAGCCTCTGCCCCGCCCTTTGCCTAGCTTTGTTCCCTATGATTGAGGCCCCTGGCTTGGAGAAAGTCTGGGGGAAAGCCCACGATTACCTCCTCAGTCACCTGCCTGCTGTGGCTTCGTGCCCTACCTTTTCATCCTTGCCAGTTACCTGCCTGGCTGAGCTCCTGGACAGTGATGAACTCCATGTGCAAGAAGAGTTTGAGGCTTTCTCAGCTGCACGGTGTTGGCTGGCTGCCAACCCCGAGACCCACGAGTCAGAGGCCAAGGCACTGTTGCGATGTGTTCGCTTTGGCCGCATGTCTACCAGAGAGCTGCGAAAGGTGCGGGCAGCTGGGCTCCCCCCATCTCTGCCCCCCGATCTGCTGTACCAGCTGATGGTGGAAGCTGAAGTTCCAGGtcaagagagatggagggagccTGACCAAGCCCTGGTGGTGATTGGTGGGGATGGGCTTAGACCTGACATGGACCGAAGACAGCCATCATGCAAAGTGTGGTGGGCCCGGGCATTTCACTGTGGCATGGGTCTGGTACGAACTGTGGAGTGGTGCCGGCTGCCCAATTTGCCTGCCCCAGGGCGCTTTCGGCACGGAGCTGCGAGCCTAACAGGAAGTGAACTCTATGTGTGTGGGGGACAGGATTTCTACAGCCACAATAGCACTCTGGCTTCAACTCTCAG ATGGAGTTCCAGTCAAGAAGACTGGGAGGAGATGGCACCTTTGTGCCAGGCTCGGAGCTTCTTCCCTTTGGTGGTATTTGATGGACAGCTTTATGCCCTAGGTGGACGAGACAATGGTGTTGCCCTTAATTCTGTTGAGACCTATAACCCTGAACTCAATGTCTGGAG GCCAGCACCTGCTCTTCCAGCTCCATGCTTTGCCCATGCAGCTGCTATCCTTGAGGACCGATTATATGTCAGCGGTGGCTGTAGCGGGACTGGCCAGTACTTGGACTCACTGATACACTATGACCCCAAACTTAAGAGGCCTGGGACGCTTCTGAGCCCAATGGGAGTTGCCCGGGCTAGCCACGTGATGGCGGCACTGGGTGGGAAGTTGTATGTGGCAGGTGGAGTAGGGGACACTGGGGACCTACTAAGCTTTGAAGCCTATGAACCAAAGAGCGATAGCTGGACTCAGCTGGCATCCTTGCCCTCCCCCCATGTGGGGGCTGCAGGTGCCGTGCTACAGGGGGAGCTCCTGGTACTAGGGGGCTACAGCCACCGTACTTACGCCATCTCCCACCTTGTTCATGCCTACTGCCCTGGTCTGGATCGCTGGCTATGCCTGGGGACTCTGCCAAGGCCTCGAGCTGAGATGCCGGCCTGCATCTTGACATTGCCCAGTGTGCAGCACATAGCTTTGGTTCCTACTCAGCACCAAAACAAACCTGCTGGGTGA